In Pseudomonas sp. MYb327, one DNA window encodes the following:
- the aldA gene encoding aldehyde dehydrogenase: MSSVPVYENFINGQFVASAAHLDVINPATGAVLSKVPASTADDVERALSAARAAQKDWARKPANDRAGYLRRIAAKLRENVPHLARTITLEQGKISGLAEVEVNFTADYLDYMAEWARRIEGEIITSDRQNENIFLFRKPLGVVAGILPWNFPFFLIARKMAPALLTGNTIVIKPSEETPNNCFEFARLVAETDLPPGVFNVVCGDGRVGAALSAHKGVDMISFTGSVDTGSRIMAAAAPNITKLNLELGGKAPAIVLADADLDLAVKAIRDSRIINSGQVCNCAERVYVERKVADQFIERIAAAMNATRYGDPIAQPDIEMGPLINRQGLDSVNSKVRTALSQGASLISGGHIADLPNGFHFQPTVLAGCRADMEIMREEIFGPVLPIQIIDDLDEAIALANDCEYGLTSSIYTRDLSKTLHAMRELDFGETYVNRENFEAMQGFHAGVRKSGIGGADGKHGLYEYTHTHAVYLQG; encoded by the coding sequence ATGTCGTCCGTGCCTGTTTACGAAAACTTCATCAACGGCCAGTTCGTGGCCAGCGCTGCCCATCTCGACGTGATCAACCCGGCCACCGGCGCCGTGCTGTCGAAAGTCCCGGCCTCGACCGCCGACGACGTCGAACGCGCCCTCTCTGCTGCCCGAGCGGCGCAGAAAGATTGGGCACGCAAGCCGGCGAATGATCGCGCCGGCTACTTGCGCAGGATCGCCGCCAAGCTGCGGGAAAACGTGCCACACCTGGCGCGGACCATTACGCTGGAGCAAGGCAAGATCAGCGGTCTGGCGGAAGTCGAAGTCAATTTCACCGCCGACTACCTCGACTACATGGCCGAGTGGGCGCGGCGCATCGAAGGCGAGATCATCACCAGCGACCGCCAGAATGAAAACATCTTCCTGTTCCGCAAACCGCTGGGCGTGGTGGCCGGGATCTTGCCGTGGAATTTCCCGTTTTTCCTGATCGCTCGCAAGATGGCCCCGGCGCTGCTGACCGGCAACACCATCGTGATCAAGCCCAGCGAAGAAACCCCGAACAACTGCTTCGAATTCGCTAGATTGGTCGCCGAAACCGATCTGCCGCCCGGCGTGTTCAACGTGGTTTGCGGTGACGGTCGGGTCGGCGCGGCGCTGAGCGCGCACAAGGGCGTGGACATGATCAGCTTCACCGGCAGCGTCGATACCGGCTCGCGAATCATGGCTGCCGCCGCACCGAATATCACCAAGCTCAATCTGGAACTGGGCGGCAAGGCCCCGGCCATTGTGCTGGCGGATGCCGATCTGGATCTGGCGGTAAAAGCCATTCGCGATTCGCGGATCATCAACAGCGGCCAGGTGTGCAATTGCGCCGAGCGGGTGTACGTCGAGCGCAAAGTCGCCGATCAGTTCATCGAGCGTATCGCTGCGGCGATGAATGCGACTCGCTATGGAGACCCGATTGCCCAGCCGGATATCGAGATGGGCCCGCTGATCAACCGCCAAGGCCTGGACAGCGTCAACAGCAAAGTCCGCACGGCGTTAAGCCAGGGGGCGAGTTTGATCAGTGGCGGCCACATCGCCGATCTACCCAATGGCTTCCACTTCCAGCCCACCGTGCTGGCCGGCTGCCGTGCCGACATGGAAATCATGCGCGAAGAAATTTTCGGCCCGGTGCTGCCGATTCAGATCATCGATGACCTCGACGAAGCGATCGCCCTGGCCAACGACTGCGAATACGGCCTGACCTCGTCGATTTATACCCGCGACCTGAGCAAAACCCTGCACGCCATGCGCGAGCTGGATTTTGGCGAAACCTACGTCAACCGTGAGAACTTCGAGGCCATGCAGGGCTTCCATGCCGGGGTGCGCAAATCCGGGATCGGAGGTGCGGATGGCAAGCATGGGTTGTATGAGTACACCCATACGCATGCGGTGTACTTGCAGGGCTGA
- a CDS encoding SDR family oxidoreductase: MIELSTPTGSNGRVALVTGAARGIGLGIAAWLISEGWQVVLTDLDRVRGSKVAKVLGENAWFIAMDVSNEGQVALGVAEVLGQFGRLDALVCNAAVADPHNITLESLDLAYWNRVLAVNLSGPMLLAKHCAPYLRAHSGAIVNLASTRAGQSEPDTEAYAASKGGLLALTHALAISLGPEIRVNAVSPGWIDTRDPSVRRAEPLTESDHAQHPAGRVGTVEDVAAMVAWLLSKNAGFVTGQEFVVDGGMTKKMIYSE; the protein is encoded by the coding sequence GTGATCGAGTTGTCCACGCCAACTGGCTCCAATGGCCGTGTCGCACTGGTTACCGGTGCTGCGCGGGGCATTGGCCTGGGCATTGCGGCCTGGCTGATCAGCGAAGGCTGGCAAGTCGTGCTGACGGATCTGGATCGGGTTCGCGGATCGAAAGTGGCGAAGGTGCTGGGCGAAAATGCCTGGTTCATCGCCATGGACGTCTCGAACGAGGGGCAGGTGGCGTTGGGTGTTGCCGAGGTGCTGGGGCAGTTCGGGCGACTGGATGCGCTGGTGTGCAATGCAGCGGTTGCCGATCCGCACAACATCACCCTGGAAAGCCTTGATCTGGCTTACTGGAATCGGGTGCTGGCGGTGAACCTCAGCGGGCCGATGTTGTTAGCCAAGCACTGTGCGCCGTATCTGCGGGCGCATAGCGGGGCGATCGTCAATCTGGCATCAACCCGCGCCGGCCAGTCGGAACCTGACACTGAGGCGTATGCAGCGAGCAAGGGCGGCTTGTTGGCCCTGACTCATGCGCTGGCTATCAGCCTTGGTCCGGAGATCCGGGTCAATGCAGTCAGCCCCGGCTGGATCGACACGCGCGATCCTTCCGTACGCCGTGCCGAACCGCTGACCGAGTCTGATCATGCGCAACATCCGGCGGGCAGGGTAGGGACGGTTGAGGACGTGGCGGCGATGGTGGCCTGGTTGCTGTCGAAGAACGCCGGGTTTGTCACGGGCCAGGAGTTCGTGGTCGACGGTGGCATGACCAAGAAGATGATTTACAGCGAATAG
- a CDS encoding HpcH/HpaI aldolase/citrate lyase family protein has translation MNMPHNAFKAALKQSAPQYGIWAGFATGYAAEIVATTGYDWMLIDGEHAPNTVPGVLAQLQAVAPYSTAPVVRAVTGDANLIKQLLDIGAQTLMIPMVETAEQAAALVRAMRYPPHGIRGVGGGLTRATRWDGVPDYLNTAHEQLCLIVQVESRIGVENVEAIAAVEGVDAVFIGPADLSIGLGHAGNPGHPEVQERIQHAVNATLAAGKACGILAPNEEDARRYQSWGCQFIAVAIDISLLRHSAMATLARYRTPATEQAPSRTY, from the coding sequence ATGAACATGCCGCACAACGCTTTCAAAGCCGCACTGAAACAATCGGCGCCCCAATACGGAATCTGGGCCGGGTTCGCCACTGGCTACGCCGCCGAAATCGTCGCAACCACCGGTTACGACTGGATGCTGATCGACGGTGAACACGCACCGAACACCGTGCCCGGCGTACTCGCGCAGTTGCAGGCCGTGGCGCCCTATTCCACCGCACCAGTGGTGCGCGCGGTGACCGGTGACGCCAATCTGATCAAGCAACTGCTGGATATCGGTGCGCAGACACTAATGATCCCAATGGTCGAAACCGCCGAACAAGCGGCGGCGCTGGTTCGCGCCATGCGTTATCCGCCCCACGGCATTCGCGGCGTGGGCGGCGGCTTGACCCGTGCCACGCGCTGGGACGGTGTGCCCGACTACCTCAATACCGCCCATGAACAACTGTGCTTGATCGTGCAGGTGGAGTCGCGCATCGGCGTGGAAAACGTCGAGGCGATTGCCGCCGTCGAAGGCGTGGATGCGGTGTTTATCGGGCCAGCGGATTTGTCGATTGGCTTGGGCCATGCCGGCAATCCCGGTCATCCGGAGGTTCAGGAACGGATTCAACACGCCGTCAACGCCACACTGGCGGCTGGCAAGGCCTGCGGCATCCTCGCACCGAACGAAGAAGACGCGCGCCGCTATCAGAGTTGGGGTTGTCAGTTCATCGCGGTGGCCATCGACATCAGCCTGCTGCGCCACAGCGCCATGGCCACCCTCGCCCGCTACCGCACACCGGCCACCGAACAAGCGCCGTCACGCACTTATTGA
- a CDS encoding CvpA family protein, whose product MPFTWVDWAIVAIVAISALISLSRGFVKEALSLVTWIIAGAVAWMFGGSLSEYLAGYIQTPSARVITGCAIMFVATLIVGAMINYLIGELVRVTGLSGTDRFLGMAFGAARGVLLVVVAVGLLSLGPVQQDGWWKESQLVPKFLLVADWSKNLILGWSSQWLASGISVPAEIPFKEQLLPTAKTPQ is encoded by the coding sequence GTGCCATTTACCTGGGTTGACTGGGCGATCGTTGCAATCGTCGCCATCTCCGCATTGATCAGTCTGAGCCGCGGCTTCGTCAAAGAAGCATTGTCGCTGGTGACCTGGATCATCGCAGGAGCCGTTGCCTGGATGTTCGGTGGCTCATTGTCCGAATACCTCGCCGGATATATCCAGACCCCGTCGGCTCGTGTGATCACGGGCTGTGCCATCATGTTTGTCGCCACGCTGATCGTAGGCGCAATGATCAATTATCTTATCGGCGAGTTGGTTCGCGTCACCGGGTTGTCCGGGACCGATCGATTCCTCGGCATGGCCTTCGGCGCTGCGCGTGGCGTGTTGCTGGTGGTCGTGGCGGTCGGGCTGTTGAGCCTGGGGCCGGTACAGCAGGACGGTTGGTGGAAAGAGTCCCAGCTCGTGCCAAAATTTTTATTGGTCGCAGACTGGTCCAAAAACCTGATTCTCGGGTGGAGCAGTCAGTGGCTTGCCAGCGGTATCAGCGTACCCGCTGAAATACCGTTCAAGGAGCAACTCTTGCCGACGGCCAAAACGCCTCAGTGA
- a CDS encoding TonB-dependent receptor: MPAVTTCCPRPAFSGLRPLLHLSLLLSLSASPFFIAESYAEDSARRSYQVPAGSLSDALTRFAGLAGVNLSVDPALVSGRNSAGLSGEYGVEEGFARLLQNSGLQLQAVGEQAYILTPAPTGSSLQLGATSIVAATASVDGDPYAGGQVARRGSQGLLGSNDFMETPFSMTTYTSEAIENLQARTLGDLIASDPSVRATNPAGGRYEQFTIRGLSLFNSDVSYNGLYGVLPTYTIDMEMADRVDILKGPSQLINGISPRGSVGGGINVVPKRATDQPITSFTGSYASDSQVGGAVDVGRRFGEGNQFGIRFNGVKQSGDTDWDHQNVDREMAVLGLDFRGERLRLSTDIGRTERDTDAPQERVQVGANAQVPHAGDVRHNYAQPWSQASTNDTFGTVSGEFDVSDSVMLYGGVGARKSNHDFLRHAVAVTNDAGDFSVLPRDFTRDENVRTATAGVRNWFHTGPVSHQVNLAASYFYMDFENGGARYAAAPSNLYDPVETPKPVRPTRQDPEVYTENRFSSVALSDTLGFFDDRLLLTLGGRWQRVQVDDWSDDVKGETAYDEEKFSPSGGILFKATDKLSLYANYMEGLSQGKIAPSTSVNEDEIFAPFISRQVEVGAKYDAGAFAVTAAVFRIKQPAYETNAITRVFGPNGKRQNDGMEVSVFGEPIKGFRLLGGVMYIDSELTNTTNGTFDGNRAPATPKYNVNLGAEWDVPTVQGLTLTSRGLYSSSQYLDQSNNKEIDSWERFDVGARYAFRVDETTVTLRGNVENVADKRYWSSAGASDDSEPGLTLATPRTYLLSATVDF; the protein is encoded by the coding sequence ATGCCCGCAGTAACGACCTGCTGTCCGCGTCCGGCTTTTTCCGGCCTGCGTCCGCTGTTGCACTTGAGCCTGTTGTTGAGCCTGAGTGCCAGCCCGTTTTTCATTGCCGAGAGTTACGCCGAAGACAGCGCCCGCCGCAGCTATCAAGTGCCCGCCGGAAGTCTGAGCGATGCGCTGACGCGGTTTGCCGGTCTGGCCGGCGTCAACCTGTCGGTGGACCCGGCGCTGGTCAGCGGTCGCAACAGCGCCGGGCTGTCGGGTGAGTATGGCGTGGAAGAGGGCTTTGCCCGATTGCTGCAAAATTCCGGTCTGCAATTGCAGGCGGTGGGGGAACAGGCCTACATCCTGACTCCCGCACCAACCGGCAGCAGCCTGCAACTGGGCGCCACCTCGATTGTCGCTGCCACGGCATCGGTGGACGGCGATCCGTATGCTGGCGGCCAGGTCGCGCGCCGTGGCTCGCAAGGCTTGCTGGGCTCGAACGACTTCATGGAAACGCCGTTCAGCATGACCACCTACACCAGCGAAGCGATCGAGAACCTGCAAGCGCGAACCTTGGGTGATTTGATCGCCAGCGATCCCTCGGTTCGCGCCACCAACCCGGCAGGCGGGCGTTATGAGCAGTTCACCATTCGCGGGCTCAGCCTGTTCAACAGCGATGTTTCCTACAACGGTCTGTACGGCGTCCTGCCGACCTATACGATCGACATGGAAATGGCCGACCGCGTCGACATCCTCAAAGGTCCGAGTCAACTCATCAACGGCATCTCGCCGCGCGGCAGCGTGGGTGGCGGCATCAACGTGGTGCCCAAGCGCGCCACCGACCAACCCATCACATCGTTTACCGGAAGTTACGCGTCCGACAGTCAGGTCGGTGGTGCCGTGGATGTGGGCCGGCGCTTTGGTGAAGGCAACCAGTTTGGTATTCGTTTCAACGGCGTCAAACAGTCCGGCGACACCGATTGGGATCACCAGAATGTCGACCGCGAAATGGCCGTGCTCGGCCTGGATTTTCGCGGTGAACGCCTGCGGCTCTCGACCGATATCGGCCGCACCGAACGCGATACCGACGCGCCGCAGGAGCGTGTGCAGGTGGGCGCCAATGCGCAGGTGCCGCATGCCGGTGACGTGCGCCACAACTACGCGCAACCCTGGAGCCAGGCGAGTACCAACGATACGTTCGGCACGGTGAGTGGTGAATTCGATGTCAGCGATTCGGTCATGTTGTACGGCGGTGTAGGCGCACGCAAAAGCAACCATGACTTCCTCCGGCACGCCGTGGCGGTTACCAACGACGCAGGCGATTTCAGCGTTCTGCCGCGTGACTTTACCCGCGACGAAAATGTCCGCACAGCCACGGCGGGAGTGCGCAATTGGTTTCACACTGGCCCGGTGAGCCATCAGGTCAACCTGGCCGCCAGCTATTTCTACATGGACTTCGAAAACGGCGGCGCTCGCTATGCCGCAGCGCCCAGCAACCTCTACGACCCGGTGGAAACGCCGAAGCCTGTACGGCCTACGCGACAAGATCCCGAGGTTTACACCGAGAACCGCTTCAGCAGCGTGGCGTTATCCGACACCCTCGGTTTTTTCGATGACCGCTTGTTGCTGACCCTCGGTGGCCGTTGGCAGCGGGTCCAGGTCGACGACTGGTCCGATGACGTCAAAGGCGAAACTGCCTACGACGAAGAAAAATTCTCGCCGTCGGGCGGCATCCTGTTCAAGGCGACCGACAAGTTGTCGCTGTACGCCAACTACATGGAAGGCCTGAGCCAGGGCAAGATCGCGCCTTCGACCTCGGTGAACGAGGACGAGATCTTTGCGCCGTTCATCAGCCGTCAGGTTGAGGTCGGCGCCAAGTATGACGCCGGTGCGTTCGCCGTCACCGCCGCCGTATTCCGGATCAAGCAGCCAGCCTACGAGACCAATGCCATCACGCGCGTTTTCGGCCCGAACGGCAAACGCCAGAATGATGGAATGGAAGTGAGTGTGTTCGGCGAGCCGATCAAGGGCTTCCGCCTGCTCGGTGGGGTGATGTACATCGACAGCGAGTTGACCAATACCACCAATGGCACCTTTGACGGCAACCGCGCGCCGGCCACGCCGAAATACAACGTCAACCTCGGCGCCGAGTGGGATGTGCCGACCGTACAGGGCCTGACCCTGACCAGTCGCGGGCTTTATTCCAGCTCGCAATATCTGGATCAATCCAACAACAAGGAAATTGACTCGTGGGAACGCTTCGACGTGGGCGCACGCTATGCGTTCAGGGTCGATGAAACGACCGTCACCCTGCGTGGCAATGTCGAGAACGTCGCGGATAAGCGTTACTGGAGTTCGGCCGGGGCTTCGGATGACAGCGAGCCTGGGTTGACGCTGGCGACGCCGCGGACGTACTTGCTGTCGGCGACGGTGGATTTCTAG
- a CDS encoding sigma-70 family RNA polymerase sigma factor has product MSDAAMPKEQTLHDLYRDHRGWLEGWLRRRMGNACDAADLSQDTFLRLLASSQRIADLHEPRAYLLTVGKRLLSNFYQRRSLEQAYLSALASLPEDCVPSPEQRWILLETLQALDELLDGLPTAVRRAFLWSQLEGLNYQQIAERLQVSDRTIKRYMAQAYEHCLLVEL; this is encoded by the coding sequence ATGAGTGATGCAGCGATGCCGAAGGAGCAAACCCTTCACGACCTGTACCGCGATCACCGTGGCTGGCTTGAAGGCTGGTTGAGGCGCCGCATGGGCAACGCCTGCGATGCGGCCGATCTCAGCCAGGATACGTTCCTGCGGTTGCTCGCCAGTTCGCAACGGATCGCCGATCTGCACGAGCCTCGCGCTTATCTGCTGACAGTGGGCAAGCGTCTGCTGAGCAATTTCTACCAGCGTCGCAGCCTGGAGCAGGCGTATCTCAGCGCCCTCGCATCGCTGCCTGAAGACTGCGTGCCGTCCCCCGAGCAACGCTGGATTTTGCTGGAAACCCTGCAAGCCCTCGACGAATTGCTCGACGGATTACCTACGGCGGTACGGCGTGCATTTCTGTGGAGTCAGCTCGAAGGCTTGAACTACCAGCAAATCGCCGAGCGTCTGCAAGTCTCTGATCGCACGATCAAACGCTACATGGCACAAGCCTACGAACATTGCCTGTTGGTGGAATTGTGA
- a CDS encoding FecR domain-containing protein — protein MNSSAPDARQAVRAAAQWLALLESGGATEQDRANLQRWRETSASHEQAWQRAQALRQRFADLPSALALSSLDRPDPARRIVLKRALGAVALVPAAWLISRQLPLDVWRADLHTATGERKKVQLADGSSLQLNTASAVDVDLPNHHVKLVEGEMSLKVPGAAPLTIQTRFGQVIVSQSEVCVRQNARTCRVSVFNGAVQLQPLQGAALTLRAGQQVNLQAAGVGPVQAFDVLQPGWREGVLMANNQPLGDFLRELDTYRPGVLRWVPELENLRVTGSFRLDDTDRILSLLAASLPLDVQMRTRYWVTLQPRKKSV, from the coding sequence GTGAACAGTTCGGCGCCCGATGCCCGTCAAGCCGTCCGCGCGGCGGCGCAGTGGCTGGCGTTGCTCGAGTCCGGTGGCGCCACCGAGCAGGACCGAGCGAACCTGCAACGCTGGCGTGAAACCTCGGCCAGTCACGAGCAGGCCTGGCAGAGGGCGCAAGCCTTGCGCCAGCGATTCGCCGACCTGCCTTCAGCGCTGGCGTTGAGCAGTCTCGACCGTCCCGATCCAGCGCGACGCATTGTGCTCAAGCGTGCCTTGGGTGCCGTGGCGTTGGTGCCAGCGGCGTGGCTGATCAGCCGCCAACTGCCGCTGGATGTCTGGCGTGCCGATTTGCACACTGCCACCGGCGAGCGCAAAAAAGTGCAACTGGCCGACGGCAGTTCCCTGCAACTCAATACCGCCAGCGCCGTTGATGTGGATTTGCCGAATCATCATGTGAAGTTGGTCGAAGGCGAAATGTCGCTGAAAGTACCGGGCGCTGCGCCGTTGACGATTCAAACCCGGTTTGGTCAGGTCATCGTCAGTCAAAGTGAAGTCTGTGTCCGCCAGAATGCCCGCACTTGCCGGGTATCGGTGTTCAATGGCGCCGTGCAGTTGCAACCGTTGCAGGGTGCCGCGCTGACGTTGCGCGCCGGCCAGCAGGTCAACCTGCAAGCGGCAGGCGTCGGACCAGTGCAAGCCTTTGATGTGCTGCAACCCGGTTGGCGCGAAGGCGTGCTGATGGCGAACAACCAGCCGCTGGGGGATTTCCTGCGCGAGCTCGACACCTATCGACCGGGTGTCCTGCGCTGGGTGCCGGAGCTTGAAAACCTGCGCGTCACCGGCAGTTTTCGTCTCGACGACACCGACCGCATCCTCTCTTTGCTCGCCGCAAGCCTGCCGCTGGACGTGCAAATGCGCACCCGTTACTGGGTGACGCTACAACCGCGCAAAAAAAGTGTTTGA
- a CDS encoding O-succinylhomoserine sulfhydrylase: MSQDWDAGRLDSDLEGVAFDTLAVRAGQHRTPEGEHGDPMFFTSSYVFRTAADAAARFAGEVPGNVYSRYTNPTVRAFEERIAALEGAEQAVATATGMAAIMAVVMSLCSAGDHVLVSQSVFGSTISLFEKYFKRFGVEVDYVPLANLSGWDAAIKANTKLLFVESPSNPLAELVDIAELAKIAHAKGAMLVVDNCFCTPALQQPLKMGADVVVHSATKFIDGQGRCMGGVVAGRSEQMKEVVGFLRTAGPTLSPFNAWIFLKGLETLNLRMKAHCANAQQLAEWLEQQDGIEKVHYAGLKSHPQHELALRQQKGFGAVVSFEVKGGKEGAWRFIDATRLISITANLGDSKTTITHPSTTSHGRLAPQEREAAGIRDSLIRVAVGLEDVADLQADLARGLAAL, encoded by the coding sequence ATGAGTCAGGATTGGGATGCCGGTCGGTTGGACAGCGACCTCGAAGGCGTAGCGTTCGATACCCTGGCCGTACGTGCCGGTCAGCACCGTACGCCGGAAGGCGAACACGGTGATCCGATGTTCTTCACTTCGAGCTATGTATTCCGTACCGCCGCTGACGCCGCCGCGCGTTTTGCCGGGGAAGTGCCGGGCAATGTTTACTCGCGCTACACCAACCCGACCGTGCGCGCCTTCGAAGAGCGCATTGCCGCGCTGGAAGGTGCCGAGCAGGCCGTAGCCACCGCGACCGGCATGGCCGCGATCATGGCGGTGGTGATGAGCCTGTGCAGCGCTGGTGATCACGTGCTGGTGTCGCAAAGCGTATTCGGCTCGACCATCAGCCTGTTCGAGAAGTACTTCAAGCGTTTCGGCGTAGAAGTCGATTACGTGCCGTTGGCCAACTTGTCCGGCTGGGACGCGGCGATCAAGGCCAACACCAAATTGCTGTTCGTCGAGTCGCCGTCCAACCCGCTGGCTGAGCTGGTGGATATTGCCGAACTGGCAAAAATCGCTCACGCCAAAGGCGCGATGCTGGTGGTCGACAACTGCTTCTGCACTCCGGCGCTGCAGCAGCCGCTGAAAATGGGCGCGGACGTCGTTGTGCACTCAGCGACCAAGTTCATCGACGGCCAAGGCCGTTGCATGGGCGGTGTCGTGGCCGGTCGCAGCGAGCAAATGAAAGAAGTGGTCGGTTTCCTGCGTACCGCCGGGCCAACCCTCAGCCCGTTCAACGCCTGGATCTTCCTCAAAGGTCTGGAAACCCTGAACCTGCGGATGAAGGCGCATTGTGCCAACGCCCAGCAACTGGCCGAATGGCTGGAGCAGCAGGACGGTATCGAGAAAGTCCATTACGCCGGCCTCAAGAGCCATCCGCAGCACGAACTGGCCCTGCGTCAGCAGAAGGGTTTCGGCGCGGTCGTGAGTTTCGAGGTGAAGGGCGGCAAGGAGGGTGCCTGGCGCTTTATCGATGCAACCCGTCTGATTTCGATCACCGCAAACCTGGGCGACAGCAAAACCACCATTACCCACCCGAGCACCACCTCCCACGGCCGACTGGCGCCGCAAGAGCGTGAGGCTGCGGGCATTCGTGACAGTCTGATCCGCGTTGCGGTCGGTCTGGAAGATGTGGCTGACCTGCAAGCCGACCTGGCGCGCGGGTTGGCTGCCTTGTGA
- the purF gene encoding amidophosphoribosyltransferase, with translation MCGIVGIVGKSNVNQALYDALTVLQHRGQDAAGIVTSHDGRLFLRKDNGLVRDVFHQRHMQRLVGHMGIGHVRYPTAGSSTSAEAQPFYVNSPYGITLAHNGNLTNVEQLAKEIYESDLRHVNTSSDSEVLLNVFAHELAQRGKLQPTEEDVFAAVTDVHNRCVGGYAVVAMVTGYGIVGFRDPHGIRPIVFGQRHTDEGVEYMIASESVSLDVLGFTLIRDLAPGEAVYITEDGKLHTRQCATNPSLTPCIFEHVYLARPDSIIDGVSVYKARLRMGEKLAEKILRERPEHDIDVVIPIPDTSRTAALELANHLGVKFREGFVKNRYIGRTFIMPGQAARKKSVRQKLNAIELEFRGKNVMLVDDSIVRGTTCKQIIQMAREAGAKNVYFCSAAPAVRFPNVYGIDMPSAHELIAHNRSTQDVADLIGADWLIYQDLPDLIEAVGGGKIKIDKFDCAVFDGQYVTGDVDEAYLNKIEQARNDASKVKTQAVSAIIDLYNN, from the coding sequence ATGTGTGGCATCGTCGGTATCGTCGGTAAGTCGAACGTCAATCAGGCGCTGTATGACGCGCTAACCGTCCTCCAGCACCGCGGCCAGGACGCTGCCGGTATCGTGACCAGCCATGATGGCCGGTTATTCCTGCGCAAGGACAATGGCCTGGTGCGTGACGTGTTCCATCAGCGTCACATGCAGCGCCTGGTCGGCCACATGGGCATTGGCCATGTGCGTTATCCGACCGCTGGCAGCTCGACCTCGGCCGAAGCTCAACCGTTTTACGTCAACTCGCCTTACGGCATTACCCTGGCGCACAACGGTAACCTGACCAACGTTGAACAACTGGCCAAGGAGATTTACGAATCTGACCTGCGCCACGTCAACACCAGCTCCGACTCGGAAGTGCTGCTCAACGTGTTTGCACACGAGTTGGCCCAGCGCGGCAAGTTGCAGCCAACCGAAGAAGACGTGTTCGCTGCTGTTACCGACGTGCACAACCGTTGCGTCGGTGGTTACGCCGTCGTGGCGATGGTGACCGGTTACGGCATCGTCGGTTTCCGCGACCCGCACGGCATCCGCCCGATCGTGTTCGGCCAGCGTCACACCGACGAAGGCGTCGAGTACATGATCGCCTCCGAAAGCGTGTCCCTGGACGTTCTTGGTTTCACCCTGATTCGCGACCTGGCACCGGGCGAAGCGGTCTACATCACTGAAGACGGCAAGCTGCACACCCGTCAGTGCGCGACCAACCCGTCCCTGACCCCGTGCATCTTCGAACACGTCTACCTGGCGCGTCCGGATTCGATCATCGACGGTGTGTCGGTCTACAAGGCCCGTCTGCGCATGGGCGAGAAGCTCGCCGAGAAGATCCTGCGCGAGCGTCCTGAGCATGACATCGACGTGGTCATCCCGATCCCGGACACCAGCCGCACCGCGGCCTTGGAGCTGGCGAACCACCTGGGCGTGAAATTCCGCGAAGGCTTCGTGAAGAACCGCTACATCGGCCGGACCTTCATCATGCCGGGCCAGGCTGCACGGAAAAAATCCGTTCGCCAGAAGCTCAACGCCATCGAACTGGAATTCCGCGGCAAAAACGTGATGCTGGTGGACGACTCCATCGTTCGCGGCACCACCTGCAAGCAGATCATCCAGATGGCTCGCGAAGCAGGCGCCAAGAACGTTTACTTCTGCTCCGCAGCGCCTGCCGTACGCTTCCCGAACGTCTACGGTATCGACATGCCGAGCGCCCACGAACTGATCGCCCACAACCGTTCGACCCAGGACGTGGCTGATCTGATCGGCGCCGACTGGCTGATCTATCAGGACTTGCCTGACTTGATCGAAGCGGTCGGTGGCGGCAAGATCAAGATCGACAAGTTCGACTGCGCAGTGTTCGACGGCCAGTACGTCACCGGCGACGTCGACGAGGCTTACCTGAACAAGATCGAGCAGGCTCGTAACGATGCCTCCAAGGTCAAGACGCAGGCAGTCAGCGCGATCATCGATCTGTATAACAACTGA